The following DNA comes from Triticum aestivum cultivar Chinese Spring chromosome 3D, IWGSC CS RefSeq v2.1, whole genome shotgun sequence.
TTGAAATCACTTGTGAATGAGGAATATTGCAAGGTGTCTACTTGTGGTCATAGTCTCTTGCGTGTGGTTGTCGGGGTGTAATGGGTTAGTTGCAAAAGATGTTGTGGATAGATAAGAGAACAAAGAGAAGCAGGAGTTATGGAGGGATGCAAATTTGTTTCTTAGCTACTAAAAGATTACAGAAGTCCCCCTTTAGATATGCTACCATGGTGGATCCGCAATTGACTTTTACACCCCTAATGCTACTCAGATGGCTACACATATCCGAATCCAACTATCACCAATATATTTTCACCCTTGATAGTTGCAAAATTGCACATGATAGTGTCAATGGTAGTTGTCGTTTGCTAGACCACTCTATGGAATACTTACTTTTGTTAAACCTTGTGCTGGCACCAGAAATCATGCTTCCTGAACTTGGTCTTAGTCTCATAGTAGCAATTTGTAGTTGTGCTGAGAAGTGACTTGCTGTATCACAGTTTACTTAACAATCAATGCAGAATTGAAAATAGGAGGTGCACAAGTATAAAACATCATGAGAAGATTAAGAGCTGAAAGATGCCTAGCCTTGTCAACGTGTCTACTTTGTTCACCACTATGTTTTCTCCCTTGCACAGAAATGGTCAGGAACCCATCATGCCTGGAATTTTAGCTTCCTATTTCTTAAATATATTCATGGTGAAATTTTCTACAATCTACATCGCAACAGTGAACCAGAAGCTATGTATGGGATTGCTAATACTTTTTTTCCCCTTCTTCTGAATGTTGCGTGGTGGATTGTATATCTCGAACACAAGTGGTTGATTTTTGCCGGTTCTCTCTAGCTTTCCTCATTATGTGTGATTCAGATATATCAGAGTGaaaaaatcattttattttctaagCGCACCAAACATTTTAACTATCGTCGGACTAGCCACTTGTCTTGTTAGCCCATCTGATATTTTGATGCTTAAAGTGGCAAACCGAATATATCCTGATGCCTAATTACCTTTATCTTGACCCTTGCTCTGTTTCCTCCGAAACAGCGACGCCACTTGAAGAAGGATATGAGGAAAGCTTTTGGATGAGTTGTGACAAGGGTGCCACCAACGAAGAGCACATGGCTTGCATTTCCCCAGTGTAGCCGTGTTCATTTAAAACCAGCATAGTGGATTAATCAGGATGCTATGCAACTGGAGAAGGTACTCCTTCCCTGTGGTAGAGTACCTGTGTTGTTACTGTTGTTGTCCGCTGCATTTGGGAAGTGACTTGTTCTGTATGTTGAGAGTTGCGATCTCATCTGATCTAGTCCCTcagtatcaaaatataagacgtttttagtACTTGTGTTGCAGTCTTATGTGGCTCCACACCTTGCAACCTGTGGCATTTGGGAGAAGTGTCTTGCTGTTCACCATTGTAGAATCGGTTTCAGTTAGAGATGCGCAGCCATCTCTGCTGTAACTGTAAATGAAAGTTCCGTTGAATCGAGGGTCTCTACTCTACAATTCTACTACATAACATGGTACATGTGCTGGTTGACTGATTCAGTAAGGCTTTGCTACCTGGCTGTACTGTACTTGCACAGGCTCAGGTAGATGGATGAACACATCGCACAAATCTCTGGTAGATTCATCAGATAGCAAAAGTACACAATTGTGATGAAGTCTCGAGTCTCGAATTAGAAAGAGACGTCGTCTCTCCCGTATAGCCTGCCTGGGCCGGAAGGCCGACCCTAGGCCCACGGGCCCGTGTGATCCGCGAACGGGCTGGCGCTACTCACGCTACCGTAGCTTGTTCTCTGGTGCTCGACGCCCATGTAGTCCACCACGTGCACGTCGTCGCCGCCGGCGGCTTGCCGGCGCCGGCGCTCATCGTCCAACGGGTTGTCCGCGCCGCTGGCCACGGGTCCGACGTTCCTCGTCGCGCCGTTGTCCCCGTCGTTGTAGAGCTGGCCAGGCATCAGCCCGCCGACGCCGAACCCGACCACCCCGTCGTACGGGCCGTGGGTTCTCATCGGCCCGAACGGGCCCGCGCTACAAGGGAAGCGGTCGAGCCCGGCCATGGTGGACGCGAGGCCCGGGTGGCCAGGGGTGAAGCTCACGCCGTAGCCGCTCGACGTCGTCGCGCCCATCTGGGCCGCCTTCTGCAGCAGCGCCGTGGCGGACATGCTCGCCAGGCTGCCGTTGCCCGGGGAGTAGCAGCCGCCCATGGCGGCGGCGTCGCTCGGCCCTGCATGCAGGCCCAGCATGCTGAGCCCGCTGCTCGGGCTGAAGGCCGACGGAGCGGCGCCGAGGCTGGACAGCATGCAGCCCAGCGGGTTGTCGGCGGCGGCTGCGTCGGCGTCGTAGTCGGAGAACATCTTCAGGTGCGGGCTCTTGATGTCCGGCTCGAAGGCGGAGGCCTCGTCGGCGTCCATGTCGAGGTCGTCGGCGTGGGTGGACGGCAGCATGAGGTTGTGGTGGTGGTGAGCGTGCTGCTGGCCCTGGAGCGCCGAAGCCACCGTGGCCATGTTCATGGCCGGCTGCGCCAGCTTGCTGTTCTCCTGCGCCAGCGCGTCGCAGAAGGCCCGGTGCGTAACGAAGCTGTCCCTCCTGCACGCACGCGCGTAAAAAtacaaattcaaattcagttcgatgATATATCGCCGGAGCATGCAACGGACGAGGGGCAACGCGATGGCCGGACGAACGGCCGGACCTGGAGAAGAGGGTGCCGCAGTCGCAGCGGTACTCGCGGGT
Coding sequences within:
- the LOC123080475 gene encoding zinc finger protein GAI-ASSOCIATED FACTOR 1-like; its protein translation is MRSCMPPMACGGGGATGTGECTGSFSSVSSTGEGLGEEFRLPFLAINPPEIGEDDGDLRLVIAGTSDPLSAPPATTTKKKKRCLPGTPDPSAEVIALSPRTLMATNRFVCEICHKGFQRDQNLQLHRRGHNLPWKLRQRGAEGGAAPRKRAYVCPEPACVHHDPRRALGDLTGIKKHFCRKHGEKKWKCDRCAKRYAVHSDWKAHAKVCGTREYRCDCGTLFSRRDSFVTHRAFCDALAQENSKLAQPAMNMATVASALQGQQHAHHHHNLMLPSTHADDLDMDADEASAFEPDIKSPHLKMFSDYDADAAAADNPLGCMLSSLGAAPSAFSPSSGLSMLGLHAGPSDAAAMGGCYSPGNGSLASMSATALLQKAAQMGATTSSGYGVSFTPGHPGLASTMAGLDRFPCSAGPFGPMRTHGPYDGVVGFGVGGLMPGQLYNDGDNGATRNVGPVASGADNPLDDERRRRQAAGGDDVHVVDYMGVEHQRTSYGSVSSASPFADHTGPWA